Within Bacillus sp. Marseille-Q1617, the genomic segment CTTATATAATGTAGTTTTAGGGTTTTTATGGTTGTTATCGTTATTAAACCCTTAATAACCAATATAGCATATAAAGTGTGTATTTTCAGATAATTATGGTTGGCACAATACTTGCAAGAGTAATAATGAAAAGAAAATAATTAAAATGGGGGATTGGTTATGGATAAAGAACAAAAAGCGTGGAAAGTGCCGCATACATTTATCATTGTCTTTTTTGTCGTTCTGGCGGCTGCGATTCTGACCTATGTAGTACCGAAAGGCCAATTTGAAACGGAAGAATTAACCTACATGAAAGACGGGGAGGAACAAACCAAAACAGTCTTAAATCCTGATTCATTCCGTTACCTGAAGGATGATGAAGGTAATTTGATCAGGGAAGGGACAAGTTTATTTGAGCCGGGAGGCGGAATTGGATTTTTAAATTATGTTTTTGAAGGACTCGTATCTGGTGATAAGTGGGGATCGGCTGTCGGTGTAGTGGCTTTTATTTTGATCATTGGCGGCGCGTTCGGAATAATTATGAAGACAAGAGCAATAGAAGAGGGAATTCTGAAAGTGATTGAACGGACAAAAGGGAAAGAGTCCCTGATCATTCCCATCATGTTCTTTCTTTTTTCATTGGGTGGCGCCGTTTTTGGAATGGGAGAAGAGGCCATCGCGTTCGCCATGATTCTGGTACCGATTATGATTGCGATTGGCTATGATGCCCATTACAGGAATCATGATCACGTACGTCGCTACTCAAATCGGTTTTGCAACATCCTGGATGAATCCTTTTGGGGTAGCGATTGCACAAGGGGTATCCGGCGTTCCGGTACTTTCCGGGGCAGGTTTCCGGATCGTGATGTGGGCTGTGTTCACATTAGTGGGTATTATATATACATGGAAGTATGCAAAGTATATCAAGAAAGACCCAAAGAGAAGTCTATCCTATTCTTCGGATGAATATTTCCGTAACGAAGGCAAAGTGAAGAATTTAAATACAACATTCACGTTAGGACATTCCCTTGTCATCCTCACTGTTGCTGCAGGGATCGCATGGATTATCTGGGGAGTAGTGGAACACGCATACTATATTCCTGAAATCGCAACACAATTCTTTACGATCGGTATCGCAGCAGGGATCATCGGTGTTCTATTTAAACTGAACAGCATGTCGTGGGATGACGTGGCCAATGGATTTATTGACGGTGCAAAAGATTTACTGCCAGCAGCATTAGTTGTAGGCATGGCGAAAGGGATTGTGATTATCCTTGGAGGGGATGCCCCGGATGCACCTTCTGTTTTGAATACCATTCTTTTCGGTGCAGGACAGGTTGTCGGTGATTTTCCTCAGGCAATATCCGCCTGGTGTATGTATTTATTCCAATCAGTCTTTAATTTCTTTGTTGTTTCAGGATCTGGGCAAGCTGCTTTGACGATGCCACTGATGGCCCCCCTCGCAGATATAGCGGGTGTTTCCCGACAGGTTGCTGTGCTTGCGTTCCAATTAGGAGATGGATTGACCAATATAATCGTTCCTACCTCTGCCGCCTTAATGGGGACTCTCGGAGCCGCCCGTGTGGATTGGGGTGTATGGGTTAAATTCATTATTAAATTCATGCTGATCCTATTCATCCTGTCATCGGTCTTTGTTGTTACAGCATCTTTAATTAATTTCTGATGAAATATTGCTGGCCCTTCATTTTGATGATTCTGAATAATGTTGGGCCATGCAAGATCTATTTGAAAAATCCAGAATGCAGCCATCGTTTAACTTCATTGGTTGTGAAAGGGGCAAACATCATGCTGACATTGATTCAAAACGGAGAAGTATACGCTCCAGACTACTTAGGGAAAAGAGATATTTTAATAGTAAATGATACAATTGGTTATATAGAAAAGAAAATAGACATTCCAAAAAATTTCGTTGACATAGAGGTTATTGATGCGGACGGCAAATTTGTGGTACCAGGATTTATCGATTCTCATGTACATATCATAGGGGGCGGGGGTGAAGGAAGTTTCAAGACCCGAACACCTGAAATACAATTAAGCCAATCGACTCTTTCCGGCATCACGACATTGGTGGGTGTAATCGGCACGGACGGCACCACGAGAACGATGCCAAGCCTGATTGCCAAGGCAAGGGCCCTGGAAGAGGAAGGGATCACTTGTTATGTCCAGACCGGCTCTTATCAGGTGCCTCTTAAGACTCTTACTGGAAAAATCGAAGATGACATCATATTGGTTGACCGCATCATTGGCGTGGGAGAAGTGGCCATCGCTGATCATAGGTCTTCTCAGCCAACAGTCAATGAACTTGCAAAGATCGCCTCCGCTGCACGTATAGGAGGGATGCTTTCCGGGAAGTCAGGCATCGTAAATATCCATGTAGGTGACAGCCGGGATCATTTAAAACTGATTGAAGAAGTGATTGAAACTACAGACATACCAAGAAAACAGTTCTACCCGACCCATATCAATCGTAACTCCCATTTATTTGAGGCAGGAATTGAATATGCTCTAAAAGGAGGATACGTCGACTTTACTACAAGCACGATCCCTCAGTTTTTGGAGGATGGGGAAGTAAAATGCAGCAGGGGATTAAAACGTATGCTGGACGCAGGGGTACCGATTGATCAAATTACCTTTACATCGGATGGACAGGCCAGTTTGCCACTATTTGATGAACAAGGTGAACTCGCCGGACTTCAAATCGGGAAGGTCTCTAGTTTATATAAGGAGGTAAGGGAGTCAATTGTGAAAGAAGAGATCCCTCTCGAAGCAGCTATTAGGGTGATTACCTCCAACCCTGCAAAGATATTGAAATTAACGCAAAAAGGACATATTCAGGCTGGGAAGGATGCAGATTTGGTCCTTCTGGACAAGAATTCCTATAATGTAGATACGGTATTGGCAAAAGGTAAAGTCATGGTAGCGAAAGGAGAAGCAATCGTAAAAGGCACGTTTGAATCATAGCTTATGGTTGTATCTATGAAAAGAATGGCATAATCGTATGTCATTCTTTTTTTTATGGTTTCATTAGTCATTCAAATGATAAAATGGATGATATTGGTTAAAGGAGAGATGGGGATGAGTGGAAGGGTT encodes:
- the yfcC gene encoding putative basic amino acid antiporter YfcC, coding for MITYVATQIGFATSWMNPFGVAIAQGVSGVPVLSGAGFRIVMWAVFTLVGIIYTWKYAKYIKKDPKRSLSYSSDEYFRNEGKVKNLNTTFTLGHSLVILTVAAGIAWIIWGVVEHAYYIPEIATQFFTIGIAAGIIGVLFKLNSMSWDDVANGFIDGAKDLLPAALVVGMAKGIVIILGGDAPDAPSVLNTILFGAGQVVGDFPQAISAWCMYLFQSVFNFFVVSGSGQAALTMPLMAPLADIAGVSRQVAVLAFQLGDGLTNIIVPTSAALMGTLGAARVDWGVWVKFIIKFMLILFILSSVFVVTASLINF
- the iadA gene encoding beta-aspartyl-peptidase translates to MLTLIQNGEVYAPDYLGKRDILIVNDTIGYIEKKIDIPKNFVDIEVIDADGKFVVPGFIDSHVHIIGGGGEGSFKTRTPEIQLSQSTLSGITTLVGVIGTDGTTRTMPSLIAKARALEEEGITCYVQTGSYQVPLKTLTGKIEDDIILVDRIIGVGEVAIADHRSSQPTVNELAKIASAARIGGMLSGKSGIVNIHVGDSRDHLKLIEEVIETTDIPRKQFYPTHINRNSHLFEAGIEYALKGGYVDFTTSTIPQFLEDGEVKCSRGLKRMLDAGVPIDQITFTSDGQASLPLFDEQGELAGLQIGKVSSLYKEVRESIVKEEIPLEAAIRVITSNPAKILKLTQKGHIQAGKDADLVLLDKNSYNVDTVLAKGKVMVAKGEAIVKGTFES